From Peptoanaerobacter stomatis, one genomic window encodes:
- the rplN gene encoding 50S ribosomal protein L14, which translates to MIQQETRLKVADNSGAKELLCIRVLGGSNRKIAGIGDIIVASVKSATPGGVVKKGKVVKAVVVRTKSALKRKDGSYVQFDENAAVIIKDDKTPTGTRIFGPVARELRDKQFMKIISLAPEVL; encoded by the coding sequence ATGATTCAGCAAGAAACAAGACTAAAAGTAGCTGACAATTCAGGTGCAAAAGAATTACTTTGCATAAGAGTTCTTGGCGGTTCAAATAGAAAGATAGCAGGAATAGGCGATATAATAGTTGCTTCTGTAAAATCTGCAACACCAGGTGGCGTTGTAAAAAAAGGTAAAGTAGTAAAAGCTGTAGTAGTTAGAACAAAATCAGCTTTAAAAAGAAAAGACGGAAGTTATGTTCAATTTGATGAAAATGCAGCCGTAATAATAAAAGATGATAAGACACCTACTGGAACAAGAATATTTGGACCGGTAGCAAGAGAGCTTAGAGATAAACAATTTATGAAGATAATATCTCTTGCTCCTGAAGTTCTATAA
- the rplE gene encoding 50S ribosomal protein L5 — protein sequence MSTRLLDKYKNEVVKGLIEKFGYKNIMEVPKLEKVVINMGVGEAKDNSKLLDSAVSELEAITGQKPVVTKSKKSVANFKIREGMPIGTKVTLRGDKMYYFVDKLFNISLPRVRDFKGVNKNSFDGRGNYALGIKEQLIFPEIEFDKVDKTRGMDIIFVTTAKSDEEARELLNLMGMPFAK from the coding sequence ATGTCAACAAGATTACTTGACAAATATAAAAATGAAGTTGTAAAAGGTCTAATCGAAAAATTCGGTTATAAAAATATAATGGAAGTTCCAAAGCTTGAAAAAGTAGTTATAAATATGGGCGTTGGAGAAGCAAAGGATAATTCAAAATTGTTAGACTCTGCTGTTAGTGAGTTAGAGGCAATAACAGGACAAAAACCTGTAGTAACAAAATCAAAAAAATCAGTTGCCAACTTCAAAATAAGAGAAGGTATGCCAATAGGAACAAAGGTTACACTTAGAGGAGATAAGATGTATTACTTTGTAGACAAACTATTCAACATATCATTACCAAGAGTTAGGGACTTCAAAGGAGTAAATAAGAACTCATTTGACGGAAGAGGAAACTATGCACTTGGAATAAAAGAACAGCTAATATTCCCCGAAATAGAATTTGATAAAGTCGATAAAACAAGAGGTATGGATATAATTTTCGTAACAACAGCTAAAAGTGATGAAGAAGCAAGAGAATTATTAAACTTGATGGGAATGCCTTTTGCAAAATAA
- the rpsC gene encoding 30S ribosomal protein S3, with product MGQKVSPHGLRVGINKNWDSRWFAGKDKIASFIKEDHEVRKFLAKQLNQADLSKVEIERVGDKLKLNIFTAKPGMVIGKGGQGIEELKVAVEKFTGKNVFINIEEIKNPDADAQLVAVKIAQSLERRIAFRRAMKQAMQRTMRTRGVKGIKVATSGRLGGAEMARTEGYAEGVVPLHTLRADIDYGFAEADTTYGKLGVKVWICKGEILKDRNGEKRDLDSLMGVKDDKKKKRRNNNGEFNPNRKRNFNNERKQGNRTQGRNQDR from the coding sequence ATGGGTCAAAAAGTTAGCCCACACGGACTTAGAGTCGGAATCAATAAAAATTGGGACTCAAGATGGTTTGCAGGTAAAGATAAGATAGCATCTTTTATAAAAGAAGACCATGAAGTTAGAAAGTTTTTGGCAAAACAATTAAACCAAGCTGACCTTTCAAAAGTTGAAATAGAAAGAGTCGGAGATAAATTAAAATTAAATATATTTACAGCAAAACCTGGAATGGTAATCGGAAAAGGCGGCCAAGGTATCGAAGAACTTAAAGTTGCTGTTGAGAAATTTACAGGTAAAAATGTATTTATAAATATAGAAGAAATTAAAAATCCTGACGCAGATGCACAATTGGTTGCGGTAAAAATAGCTCAATCATTGGAAAGACGTATAGCTTTTAGACGTGCGATGAAACAAGCTATGCAAAGAACAATGCGTACAAGAGGAGTAAAAGGTATAAAAGTTGCTACTTCAGGAAGACTTGGTGGAGCCGAAATGGCAAGAACTGAAGGATATGCTGAAGGAGTAGTGCCACTACACACATTAAGAGCTGATATAGATTATGGATTTGCAGAAGCTGACACAACTTACGGAAAATTGGGCGTAAAAGTATGGATATGCAAGGGTGAAATCCTAAAAGACAGAAACGGCGAAAAAAGAGACTTAGACAGTCTAATGGGAGTTAAAGACGACAAGAAGAAAAAAAGAAGAAACAATAATGGAGAATTTAACCCTAACAGAAAAAGAAATTTTAATAATGAAAGAAAACAAGGAAATAGAACTCAAGGAAGAAACCAAGATAGATAA
- the rpsH gene encoding 30S ribosomal protein S8, which translates to MSMTDPIADMLTRIRNASSVKHETVEVPASKMKKEIARILLEEGYIKGYDVIEDSKQGMIKIQLKYAGNGQRVISGLKKISKPGMRVYADRLNVPRVYNGIGISIISTSKGVLTDRQAREKGVGGEVICYVW; encoded by the coding sequence ATGTCAATGACAGATCCAATAGCAGATATGCTTACAAGAATAAGAAATGCAAGCAGTGTAAAACACGAAACAGTTGAAGTGCCTGCATCAAAAATGAAAAAAGAAATAGCAAGAATATTGCTTGAAGAAGGATATATAAAAGGCTATGATGTTATAGAAGACTCAAAGCAAGGTATGATAAAAATTCAATTAAAATATGCTGGAAACGGACAAAGAGTAATAAGCGGACTTAAAAAAATATCAAAACCTGGAATGAGAGTTTATGCAGACAGATTGAATGTTCCAAGGGTATATAACGGAATAGGAATATCAATAATATCAACATCTAAAGGTGTTTTAACAGATAGACAGGCAAGAGAAAAAGGCGTAGGTGGAGAGGTAATCTGCTACGTTTGGTAG
- the rpmD gene encoding 50S ribosomal protein L30 produces the protein MASLKITLAKSVIGTNPKQRATVEALGLRKREHSVIKEDTPQLRGMIEKVKHLLKVEQA, from the coding sequence GTGGCAAGTTTAAAAATAACATTAGCTAAAAGTGTTATAGGAACAAATCCTAAACAAAGAGCTACAGTAGAAGCACTTGGACTAAGAAAAAGAGAACACAGTGTGATAAAAGAAGATACACCTCAATTAAGAGGAATGATAGAAAAAGTAAAACACTTGTTAAAAGTAGAACAAGCATAA
- the rplW gene encoding 50S ribosomal protein L23, which translates to MLSYDIIKRPVISERSMEQASEKKYTFIVDKKANKSQVKRAIEEIFEVKVEKVNTMNYDGKEKRVGRNVGKTASFKKAIVKLTADSKDIEIFGA; encoded by the coding sequence ATGTTATCATACGATATAATAAAAAGACCTGTTATATCTGAAAGAAGTATGGAGCAGGCATCAGAGAAGAAATATACTTTTATAGTAGATAAAAAAGCTAATAAATCACAAGTGAAAAGAGCTATAGAGGAAATATTTGAAGTAAAAGTAGAAAAAGTAAATACTATGAATTATGACGGCAAAGAAAAAAGAGTAGGAAGAAATGTAGGAAAAACTGCATCATTTAAAAAAGCTATAGTAAAACTAACAGCTGACAGTAAAGATATAGAAATCTTTGGCGCATAA
- the rpmC gene encoding 50S ribosomal protein L29, whose amino-acid sequence MKANELRDMNIQDLRDKLLSQKRELFNLRFQLATGQLENPMQIRNVKKDIARINTIITEKQTQA is encoded by the coding sequence TTGAAAGCTAATGAACTAAGAGATATGAATATCCAAGATTTAAGAGATAAATTACTAAGCCAAAAAAGAGAGTTATTTAATCTACGTTTTCAATTAGCGACAGGACAGCTAGAAAACCCTATGCAAATAAGAAATGTCAAAAAGGACATAGCGAGAATAAATACAATAATAACAGAAAAACAAACTCAAGCTTAG
- a CDS encoding type Z 30S ribosomal protein S14 → MARKAMVIKQQREQKYKTREYTRCTICGRPHAVLKKYGICRICFRNLAYKGQIPGVRKASW, encoded by the coding sequence GTGGCAAGAAAAGCTATGGTTATAAAGCAACAAAGAGAGCAAAAATATAAAACTCGTGAATATACAAGATGCACAATATGCGGAAGACCACACGCAGTTCTTAAAAAATACGGAATATGCCGTATATGTTTTAGAAACTTAGCATACAAAGGTCAAATACCTGGCGTAAGAAAAGCGTCTTGGTAA
- the rplB gene encoding 50S ribosomal protein L2, with protein sequence MAIKKFKPTTPSRRHMTVVISEEITKFSPEKSLLTSLKKHAGRNSQGKITVRHKGGGEKRKYRIIDFKRDKDGIPAKVAGIEYDPNRTANIALLHYRDGEKRYILAPNGLKVGDILYSGEGSDIKVGNCLKMKDMPVGTIIHNIELKTGKGGQLVRSAGNSAQLMAKEGKNVLLRLPSGEMRYVNAECKATIGQVGNLEKENVTIGKAGRKRHMGIRPTVRGSVMNPNDHPHGGGEGRSPIGRPSPVTPWGKPALGYKTRNKKKLSNKMIVTRRK encoded by the coding sequence ATGGCTATAAAGAAATTTAAACCAACTACTCCGTCAAGAAGACATATGACAGTGGTAATTTCAGAAGAAATTACAAAATTTTCACCGGAAAAGTCATTGCTTACAAGTCTTAAAAAACACGCAGGAAGAAACTCACAAGGAAAGATAACTGTAAGACATAAAGGTGGCGGAGAAAAAAGAAAATATAGAATAATAGACTTCAAAAGAGATAAAGACGGTATACCGGCAAAAGTTGCAGGTATAGAATATGATCCTAACAGAACAGCTAATATAGCTTTACTTCATTACAGAGATGGAGAAAAGAGATATATATTGGCTCCTAACGGATTAAAAGTTGGAGATATATTATATTCTGGAGAAGGCTCAGATATAAAAGTGGGTAACTGCCTAAAAATGAAAGATATGCCTGTTGGTACTATAATTCACAACATAGAATTAAAAACAGGAAAAGGCGGACAATTAGTAAGAAGCGCAGGAAATTCAGCACAACTTATGGCTAAAGAAGGTAAAAACGTACTTTTAAGATTACCTTCAGGCGAAATGAGATATGTAAATGCTGAATGTAAAGCTACAATAGGTCAAGTAGGTAACTTGGAAAAAGAAAATGTTACAATAGGTAAAGCCGGAAGAAAAAGACATATGGGTATCAGGCCTACAGTAAGAGGTTCCGTAATGAACCCTAATGACCACCCTCACGGCGGTGGAGAAGGACGTTCACCTATAGGTAGACCATCACCGGTAACACCTTGGGGTAAACCTGCACTTGGATATAAGACAAGAAATAAAAAGAAACTTTCTAATAAAATGATAGTAACAAGAAGAAAATAG
- the rplX gene encoding 50S ribosomal protein L24, which translates to MRIKSGDTVVVIAGKDKGKKGKVLEAYPSKEKVLVEGVNIATKSQKPNKLNPQGGIIKKEMPIHVSNVMYYDAKAGKGVRVGYKILEDGKKVRISKKTGEEI; encoded by the coding sequence GTGCGTATAAAAAGTGGAGATACAGTTGTAGTAATAGCCGGAAAAGATAAAGGTAAAAAAGGAAAAGTGCTTGAAGCATATCCGTCAAAAGAAAAAGTATTGGTTGAAGGTGTAAACATAGCAACAAAAAGCCAAAAACCTAACAAATTAAATCCACAAGGCGGAATAATAAAGAAAGAGATGCCTATACATGTATCAAATGTTATGTACTATGATGCAAAAGCAGGAAAAGGCGTAAGAGTAGGATATAAGATATTGGAAGATGGCAAAAAAGTCAGAATATCCAAAAAAACAGGAGAAGAAATATAA
- the rplR gene encoding 50S ribosomal protein L18 yields MFNKVNKNENRLARHKRVRKKISGTPERPRMNVFKSARNIYVQIIDDINRVTLVSASTIDKEINLDGVYAGNKEAAKKVGELIAKKANEKGISEVVFDRGGYLYHGRVKELAESARQAGLKF; encoded by the coding sequence GTGTTTAACAAGGTCAATAAAAACGAAAACAGATTAGCAAGACACAAAAGAGTTCGTAAAAAAATATCAGGAACACCTGAAAGACCAAGAATGAACGTGTTTAAAAGTGCGAGAAACATATATGTTCAAATAATAGATGATATTAATAGAGTGACATTGGTTTCAGCATCAACAATAGATAAAGAAATAAACTTAGACGGAGTATATGCAGGAAATAAAGAAGCAGCTAAAAAAGTAGGCGAGCTTATAGCAAAAAAAGCAAATGAAAAAGGAATAAGCGAAGTTGTATTTGATAGAGGCGGATACTTATATCACGGAAGAGTAAAAGAACTTGCTGAATCAGCAAGACAAGCAGGACTTAAATTCTAA
- the rplO gene encoding 50S ribosomal protein L15 produces MELNNLKPNAGAVRKRKRVGRGTASGYGKTAGRGQDGQHSRSGVGIRIGFEGGQMPLYRRLPKRGFNNYDFEKRYTTINLDRLEGFEDNAEITAEILKDAGVIKKIEKDGLKILGGGEISKKITVKANKFTKSAIEKIEAAGGKAEVI; encoded by the coding sequence ATGGAATTAAACAACTTAAAGCCAAATGCAGGTGCTGTGAGAAAAAGAAAAAGAGTAGGTAGAGGTACAGCATCCGGCTACGGAAAAACAGCAGGTAGAGGACAAGACGGACAACATTCAAGATCAGGTGTTGGAATAAGAATAGGATTCGAAGGTGGACAAATGCCACTTTACAGAAGACTTCCAAAAAGAGGTTTCAACAATTACGATTTTGAAAAGAGATATACAACAATAAACTTAGATAGATTAGAAGGTTTTGAAGATAATGCTGAAATAACAGCTGAAATATTAAAAGATGCAGGCGTTATCAAAAAAATAGAAAAAGATGGACTTAAAATATTAGGTGGCGGAGAAATCAGCAAAAAAATTACAGTAAAAGCCAACAAATTCACAAAGTCAGCCATAGAAAAAATAGAAGCTGCGGGAGGAAAGGCTGAGGTGATTTAA
- the rplV gene encoding 50S ribosomal protein L22 has translation MADSKEKVAIAKEVRAIAKFVRTSPRKAGKICDLVRGKSVDEAIAILKFLPNSSAQIISKVVKSAAANAENNFNMEPKKLYISKIWANQGPTLKRFMPRAQGRATSIRKRTSHIEVFVQERN, from the coding sequence ATGGCAGATTCTAAAGAGAAAGTAGCAATAGCTAAAGAAGTAAGAGCGATAGCAAAATTCGTTAGAACTTCTCCAAGAAAAGCAGGAAAAATCTGTGATTTAGTAAGAGGCAAAAGCGTTGACGAAGCTATAGCTATATTAAAATTCCTACCAAACAGCAGTGCACAAATAATTTCTAAAGTGGTAAAATCAGCTGCTGCAAATGCAGAGAATAACTTTAATATGGAACCTAAAAAATTATATATATCAAAAATATGGGCAAATCAAGGACCTACACTAAAAAGGTTCATGCCAAGAGCTCAAGGTAGAGCAACATCAATAAGAAAAAGAACAAGTCATATAGAAGTTTTTGTACAAGAGAGAAATTAG
- the rpsE gene encoding 30S ribosomal protein S5 has product MLNKKIDASKLEIEERVVEIRRVTKVVKGGRNFRFAALVVVGDGNGHVGYGTGKAMEVPDAIKKAVEAAKKNLITVPIVGTTVPHRIQGRYGSGEVLIMPAKEGTGVIAGGAARAILELAGYKDVRSKSLGSKNARNVVNATISGLASLRRIEDVAELRGKKVEELLG; this is encoded by the coding sequence ATGCTAAACAAAAAAATAGATGCATCAAAACTTGAAATAGAAGAAAGAGTTGTTGAGATAAGAAGAGTAACAAAAGTTGTAAAAGGCGGAAGAAATTTTAGATTTGCAGCTCTTGTAGTAGTAGGCGACGGTAACGGACATGTAGGCTACGGTACAGGAAAAGCAATGGAAGTACCTGATGCTATAAAAAAAGCGGTAGAAGCAGCTAAAAAGAATCTTATAACAGTACCTATAGTTGGAACAACAGTACCACATAGAATACAAGGCAGATATGGTTCAGGAGAAGTTTTAATAATGCCGGCAAAAGAGGGAACAGGAGTTATAGCAGGTGGAGCGGCTCGTGCTATACTTGAACTTGCAGGTTATAAAGACGTCAGATCAAAATCTTTAGGGTCAAAAAATGCAAGAAACGTTGTTAATGCAACAATAAGCGGTTTAGCTTCCCTAAGAAGAATAGAAGACGTTGCAGAGCTTCGTGGTAAGAAAGTAGAAGAACTTTTGGGATAG
- the secY gene encoding preprotein translocase subunit SecY, translated as MFTALKNAFKIPDLKKKLVYTLLMLVVFRVGSAIPVPGINVEVIRQMLQQYTSFSSFYDLVSGGALNNFTIFALGVGPYVTSSIIIQLLAVAIPALEDMQKSGEEGRKQIMQITRYTTVALALLQSTALGIGFFRSALVDNSFLNQASVVLTLTAGSAFLMWLGEQITEKGIGNGISTLIFAGIVSRVPSGAIKTFELLQTKELSIVEFLLFMALYLAIIVGVIMVLEAVRKVQVQHAKRVIGRKTYGGQSTHIPIKINQAGVIPVIFASSFLMMPNLLGIFIKNQSYQTFVSKYFSTQGPPGLYVYALLEFLLVVGFSYFYVEIIFKPDEIADNLKNSAGFIPGIKPGRNTAEYLQEISNRLTLAGALFLAAISAIPILILGFTSIPFRFGGTSLLIVVGVALETMKQIEAQMVMRHYQGFLK; from the coding sequence ATGTTTACAGCCTTAAAAAATGCCTTTAAAATTCCGGATTTAAAAAAGAAATTAGTATATACGCTACTTATGTTGGTAGTGTTTAGAGTTGGTTCGGCAATACCGGTACCTGGAATAAATGTAGAAGTTATAAGACAAATGTTGCAACAATACACTTCATTTTCTTCTTTTTATGATTTGGTATCAGGCGGAGCACTTAACAATTTTACTATATTTGCTTTAGGCGTTGGTCCGTATGTAACATCGTCAATCATAATACAGCTATTAGCAGTAGCAATTCCTGCTCTTGAAGATATGCAAAAATCAGGAGAAGAAGGAAGAAAACAAATAATGCAAATAACAAGATATACAACAGTGGCACTTGCATTATTACAATCAACAGCACTTGGAATAGGCTTTTTCCGTTCGGCATTGGTTGACAACTCATTTTTAAATCAAGCATCAGTTGTACTTACGCTTACAGCGGGATCAGCATTTTTGATGTGGCTTGGTGAACAAATCACAGAAAAAGGAATAGGTAACGGTATATCAACATTGATCTTTGCGGGTATAGTTTCAAGAGTGCCGTCAGGAGCTATAAAGACATTTGAATTATTGCAAACAAAAGAGTTATCAATAGTAGAGTTTTTATTGTTTATGGCTTTATATTTAGCGATAATAGTTGGAGTAATAATGGTACTTGAGGCGGTAAGAAAAGTACAAGTTCAACACGCAAAGAGAGTTATAGGAAGAAAAACATACGGTGGACAATCAACACATATACCTATTAAGATAAATCAAGCTGGAGTTATACCGGTAATATTCGCATCATCATTTTTAATGATGCCTAATCTATTAGGTATATTTATAAAAAATCAATCATATCAAACATTTGTAAGTAAATATTTTTCAACACAAGGACCTCCGGGATTATATGTATATGCCTTGTTAGAGTTCTTGCTTGTAGTAGGATTTTCATATTTTTATGTAGAAATTATATTTAAGCCTGATGAGATAGCAGATAATCTTAAAAATTCAGCAGGTTTCATACCTGGTATAAAACCTGGAAGAAATACAGCGGAGTATTTACAAGAGATATCAAACAGACTTACGTTGGCAGGAGCTTTGTTCTTAGCAGCAATAAGTGCAATACCAATCTTGATATTAGGGTTTACCTCAATACCATTTAGATTTGGAGGAACGTCACTTTTAATAGTAGTCGGAGTTGCACTTGAAACTATGAAACAAATAGAAGCTCAAATGGTAATGCGTCACTATCAAGGATTTTTAAAATAG
- the rplF gene encoding 50S ribosomal protein L6, whose product MSRIGNKEITVPAGVTVNIDEHNLVSVKGPKGSLSQAISKDMIIEQNDGKILVKRPSDNKEHRSLHGLSRTLINNMIVGVTEGYSKKLEIVGVGYRAAKQGKKLTLSLGFSHPVEMEDPQGIEVEVPSQTEIIVKGIDKQQVGNYASKIRDWRKPEPYKGKGIKYSGEHIRRKEGKTGKK is encoded by the coding sequence ATGTCAAGAATAGGAAATAAAGAAATTACTGTGCCAGCTGGCGTGACAGTTAATATAGATGAACATAATTTAGTTAGCGTAAAAGGACCTAAGGGAAGTTTATCACAAGCTATATCTAAAGATATGATAATAGAGCAAAATGATGGAAAGATATTGGTAAAAAGACCATCAGATAATAAAGAGCATAGATCATTACACGGCTTATCAAGAACACTTATAAACAATATGATAGTAGGTGTAACAGAAGGATACAGCAAGAAATTGGAAATAGTAGGTGTAGGATATAGAGCGGCAAAACAAGGCAAAAAACTTACACTAAGCTTAGGATTTTCACACCCGGTAGAAATGGAAGACCCTCAAGGTATAGAAGTAGAAGTACCGTCACAAACAGAAATAATAGTAAAAGGTATAGATAAACAACAAGTTGGAAACTATGCATCAAAAATAAGAGACTGGAGAAAACCTGAACCATATAAAGGTAAAGGTATCAAATATTCCGGTGAACATATAAGAAGAAAAGAAGGAAAAACAGGTAAAAAATAG
- the map gene encoding type I methionyl aminopeptidase has protein sequence MITIKSKSQIQKLRDAGKIVAQTHQLLKEHIKEGISTYELDCLAEKYIRKCGAIPSFKGYGGFKGSICASLNSVVVHGIPSKDVVLKNGDIISIDIGAFYNGYHGDSAKTHAVGEISEVDKKLIEVTRQSFYEGIKNAVVGNRLSDISHAVQVYVEKNGFSVIRDYVGHGVGEKLHEDPQIPNYGNPGRGPRLQEGMVIAVEPMVAIGTYKVKVLQDGWTAVMLDGKNAAHYEHTLTITDGEPELLTIL, from the coding sequence ATGATAACAATAAAATCAAAGTCTCAGATACAAAAATTGAGAGATGCGGGGAAAATAGTAGCACAAACCCATCAGCTGTTAAAAGAACATATAAAAGAAGGAATAAGCACATACGAGCTTGATTGTTTAGCAGAAAAATATATCAGAAAATGTGGAGCTATACCTTCATTTAAAGGCTATGGAGGATTTAAAGGCAGTATATGTGCCTCATTAAATTCGGTAGTAGTTCATGGAATCCCGTCTAAAGATGTTGTACTCAAGAACGGAGATATAATAAGCATTGATATAGGTGCATTTTATAACGGATATCACGGAGATAGCGCAAAGACACATGCTGTAGGGGAAATATCGGAAGTAGATAAAAAGCTTATTGAAGTTACAAGACAAAGTTTTTATGAAGGTATAAAAAATGCCGTTGTAGGCAACAGACTTTCAGATATATCACATGCAGTTCAGGTATATGTTGAAAAAAATGGATTTTCTGTGATAAGGGATTATGTAGGACACGGAGTAGGAGAAAAATTGCACGAAGACCCGCAAATACCGAATTATGGAAATCCGGGAAGAGGCCCAAGATTGCAAGAGGGTATGGTGATAGCAGTAGAACCTATGGTAGCAATAGGAACATATAAAGTAAAAGTACTACAAGATGGTTGGACAGCTGTAATGTTAGATGGCAAAAATGCCGCACACTATGAACATACACTTACAATAACAGATGGCGAGCCAGAATTACTAACTATTTTATAA
- a CDS encoding adenylate kinase, with translation MKLIILGPPGAGKGTQAAKICQKFDIPHISTGDIFRANIKNNTVLGQKAKEYMNKGELVPDELTCDLVFDRIMQDDAKKGFLLDGFPRNIFQAEKLDEVLENRNLKIDNVINIEVDDKLLIDRATGRRVCKDCGATYHIAFNKSKVENVCDNCSGELFQRDDDKEETIKNRIEVYNSNTKPLIDYYNKKGNLVNIAGEKDINIVFEDIVKAVESVK, from the coding sequence ATGAAACTTATAATACTTGGTCCCCCAGGGGCAGGAAAAGGAACACAAGCGGCGAAGATATGTCAAAAATTTGATATACCACATATATCAACAGGAGATATATTCAGAGCCAATATAAAAAACAATACTGTACTTGGTCAAAAAGCTAAAGAATATATGAACAAAGGTGAATTAGTTCCGGATGAATTGACTTGCGATTTAGTATTCGACAGAATAATGCAAGATGATGCAAAAAAAGGATTTTTACTTGACGGATTTCCGAGAAATATATTTCAAGCTGAAAAACTTGACGAAGTTTTAGAAAATAGAAATTTAAAAATAGATAATGTTATAAATATAGAAGTGGATGATAAACTTCTTATAGATAGAGCAACAGGCAGAAGAGTTTGTAAAGATTGCGGAGCAACATATCATATCGCATTTAACAAATCAAAAGTAGAAAATGTATGCGATAATTGTAGCGGAGAACTCTTCCAAAGAGATGACGATAAAGAAGAGACAATAAAAAATAGAATAGAGGTATATAACAGTAATACCAAACCTCTAATAGATTACTATAACAAAAAAGGCAATTTGGTTAACATTGCAGGAGAAAAAGACATAAATATCGTCTTTGAAGATATAGTAAAAGCAGTCGAAAGCGTGAAATAA
- the rpsS gene encoding 30S ribosomal protein S19 — protein MSRSSKKGAFVHEGLYKKILKMNETGDKQVIKVWSRSSTIYPDFIGHTLAIHDGRKHVPIYITEDMVGHKLGEFVPTRTFKGHKDDDRSSKTK, from the coding sequence ATGAGTAGATCATCAAAAAAAGGTGCTTTCGTTCACGAAGGACTATACAAGAAAATCCTAAAAATGAACGAAACAGGAGATAAACAAGTAATCAAAGTTTGGTCAAGATCATCTACTATATATCCTGACTTTATAGGACACACGCTTGCCATACATGATGGCAGAAAACATGTGCCTATATATATAACAGAGGATATGGTAGGACACAAATTGGGAGAATTTGTACCAACAAGAACATTTAAAGGACATAAAGATGATGACAGATCGTCAAAAACAAAATAA
- the rplP gene encoding 50S ribosomal protein L16, with amino-acid sequence MLMPKRVKRRRVHRGKMTGKANKGNTITYGEYGLQALEPAWITSNQIEAARIAINRSVKRGGKVWIKIFPHKPVTQKPAETRMGAGKGSPEYWVAVVKPGRIMFEMSGVTEEKAREAMRLAMHKLPIKCKFVKKEVEGGEVVES; translated from the coding sequence ATGTTAATGCCAAAAAGAGTGAAACGTCGTAGAGTTCACAGAGGAAAAATGACAGGTAAAGCCAACAAAGGCAATACTATAACATATGGAGAATATGGACTTCAAGCATTAGAACCTGCTTGGATAACATCAAACCAAATAGAAGCTGCCCGTATAGCTATAAACAGATCAGTAAAAAGAGGTGGTAAGGTGTGGATAAAAATATTCCCACACAAACCTGTAACACAAAAACCGGCTGAAACAAGAATGGGTGCCGGTAAAGGTTCACCTGAATATTGGGTAGCAGTTGTAAAACCTGGAAGAATAATGTTTGAAATGAGTGGAGTAACTGAAGAAAAAGCAAGAGAAGCGATGAGACTTGCAATGCATAAACTTCCAATAAAATGCAAATTTGTTAAAAAAGAGGTAGAAGGTGGTGAAGTTGTTGAAAGCTAA